CCCGCGAGGTCACCAAACATTTGCCGAACGTTGAAGTCGTCGGTTTCTCGACGCTGCTCGCGCACTTCGCCAAAGAGAAGAATGCCAACGTGTTCCTGCGTGGTTTGCGCGCGGTGTCGGACTTCGAATACGAATTCCAGCTGGCCAACATGAACCGCCAACTGGCACCGGACGTGGAAAGCCTGTTTCTTACCCCATCCGAGCGTTATTCGTTCATTTCCTCGACGCTGGTCCGTGAAATCGCAGCCCTGGGCGGCGATATCACCAAGTTCGTCCACCCGGTGGTGGCCGACGCCCTTACCCTACGCTTTAAAAAGTAGGAGCTACCGAAGGTTCGGGCCGCGTTCGGACGATCTTTTACGGCTGCCGCAATCTTCGATCGCTGCACTTGATCGCGCCCGCGTGCACTGCGGGCGCCAATGCGGCACAATTGTGCGCATTGATTTATTGCGCCCGGGCCTGCCGCCCCGGCTGGAGTTAGCATGTCCCTGATCATCACCGACGATTGCATCAACTGCGACGTCTGCGAACCCGAGTGTCCGAACGCCGCCATCTCCCAGGGCGAAGAGATCTATGTGATCGACCCGAATCTGTGCACACAATGTGTTGGCCACTACGACGAACCGCAGTGCCAGCAGGTCTGCCCGGTGGATTGCATCCCGCTGGACGAGGCTCATCCGGAGACTGAAGAGCAGTTGATGGAGAAGTACCGCAAGATCACCGGTAAGGCTTGAGTCATTCGGCGCCTGTCAGGGCGCCGAAGCTCTTAGAGCTCACTCTCGCTGCTCAAACCCTTCCCCGATACACCCCAGACACCGCACAAATGCGGCTTTCGCCGGGTCGACCACCAACGCCTGCCCCGCATCGCCAATGCCGCCACCCAGTGCGGTAAACGGCAACGACAGCACAAACGCGCCGGCACCGATCACGGTCGCCACCACCAACAATGGTCGGGCAATCAGTAAATCGCCAAGCATGGCGTAGGCCGGTGGGTTCTGGATGGTGTAACGCGGATCGCCGCTGCCGTTTTCAGCCGCCAGCGCGGACGCACCGACGCTCAGCAGCAGCGTAACGACAAGGGTTCGAAACAGATTCATGGCACGGTCCTTCGGCTAGGCAGTCAGAACACTGACTATAGACCGTAGGCAGGATCAGCTCTGACAGCGCGGACAAAAGACGCTGGCGCGCTGCCCCAGCTTGACCTCCCGCAGTGCTGTGCCACAGACCTTGCAGTGTTCACCACCACGGCCGTACACGAACAGTTCCTGCTGGAAGTAACCCGGTTGACCGTCACCACCGATAAAGTCCCGTAGCGTGGTGCCGCCGCGTTCGATAGCGGCGGCCAGGATGCGTTTGATCTCGATTCCCAGCTTCAAATAGCGAGCCCGGGAAATGCTCTTGGCTTCGCGCCGGGGATCGATACCGGCGGCGAACAGCGCTTCGGTCGCATAGATATTGCCGACGCCGACGACCACCGCGTTGTCCATGATGAACGGCTTGACCGCCATGGAACGTCCGCGCGATTGCTGAAACAAACGCTCGCCGTCAAACAGGTCGGTCAATGGCTCCGGCCCGAGGCGAATCAGTAATTCATGGTTGAGCGGGTCCAGGCTCCAGAGCATCGCGCCAAAACGTCGCGGGTCGGTGTAACGCAGGGCCAGGCCCGATTCCAGTTCAATGTCCACATGCTCATGCTTGGCCGCCGGCATGCCGGCTTCTACCAGCCGCAAATTCCCCGACATCCCCAAATGACTGATCAGCGTGCCGACTTCGGCGTTGATCAACAGGTACTTGGCGCGCCGTTCCACCAGCACGATGCGCTGGCCGGACAACCG
The window above is part of the Pseudomonas sp. B21-048 genome. Proteins encoded here:
- the coaD gene encoding pantetheine-phosphate adenylyltransferase; the encoded protein is MNRVLYPGTFDPITKGHGDLVERASRLFDHVIIAVAASPKKNPLFPLEQRVELAREVTKHLPNVEVVGFSTLLAHFAKEKNANVFLRGLRAVSDFEYEFQLANMNRQLAPDVESLFLTPSERYSFISSTLVREIAALGGDITKFVHPVVADALTLRFKK
- a CDS encoding multidrug transporter, with translation MNLFRTLVVTLLLSVGASALAAENGSGDPRYTIQNPPAYAMLGDLLIARPLLVVATVIGAGAFVLSLPFTALGGGIGDAGQALVVDPAKAAFVRCLGCIGEGFEQRE
- a CDS encoding YfhL family 4Fe-4S dicluster ferredoxin produces the protein MSLIITDDCINCDVCEPECPNAAISQGEEIYVIDPNLCTQCVGHYDEPQCQQVCPVDCIPLDEAHPETEEQLMEKYRKITGKA
- the mutM gene encoding bifunctional DNA-formamidopyrimidine glycosylase/DNA-(apurinic or apyrimidinic site) lyase — protein: MPELPEVETTRRGIAPHLEGQRVSRVIVRERRLRWPIPEDLDVRLSGQRIVLVERRAKYLLINAEVGTLISHLGMSGNLRLVEAGMPAAKHEHVDIELESGLALRYTDPRRFGAMLWSLDPLNHELLIRLGPEPLTDLFDGERLFQQSRGRSMAVKPFIMDNAVVVGVGNIYATEALFAAGIDPRREAKSISRARYLKLGIEIKRILAAAIERGGTTLRDFIGGDGQPGYFQQELFVYGRGGEHCKVCGTALREVKLGQRASVFCPRCQS